The genome window TCATTCCGTCCGGAAAATCAGCTCGCGTTCCGTCATCATCAGGTATAATTCTAGAATCAGTAATTTCCGCGTCCGGAAAATCTTTTTTAAATTTAACCGATAAATCTTTAATTACCTCAGCCTTTTTTTCATCCAAACAGCCGATTTTAATTTCCGGCGAAGCAATAAATTTGGGAAAACTTTCGTAAAGCTGGCTCAAAGTCAGATTTCTTTCTCCCAAATATTCCATTATTCGTAATGCCGCATAAGTGCCATCATCGTGGCCATAAGCATTGTCAGCAAAGAAAAAATGGCCGGATAATTCACCGCCAAATGCCGCACTCACTTCGGCAACTTTTTGTTTGATAAAAGTATGTCCTGTTTTCCACATTACCGGTATGCCTCCGTTCCGCTTTACCACTTCGCGGACAATTTGCGAACAAAGAGTATTAAAAACAATTTTTGAGCCCGGAAAACGCTCTAGAATTTCTTTGGCGAATATCGCCACCAAAACATCATTCCATAGAATATGGCCTTTCTCGTCCACAATCCCGATCCTATCGCCATCTCCGTCAAACATTACACCCAAATCCGCTTTGTTTTCCAACACCGCTTTTGCTAATCTGTCAGCCACTTTTTTCGAGGTTGGATCAGGCGTTCCAACTGGAAAACTTCCGTCTACATTTATATTTTTGCCAATAACTTCGCAGCCAGCCTTTGTGAGTATTTCAGGAATATACATTCCTGTTGTTCCGCATCCGGAATCAACAACTACTTTGAATTTTTTCTTTAAAACAATTCTTTTCAAAACATCATTTTGATAATCTTCAGTTACATTTTTTTCTTCATAACCGCCTTCCTCGCTGGATTTAAAATAATTTTCATCTTCAATGGTTTTTCTTATTTCTTGCACTTCTTGAGAACCGGTCGTTTGAGAATAGCCTATCGCCAATTTCATTCCGTTATAATTGGCCGGATTATGCGATGCGGTAATCATCACGCCGCCATTTGTCTGATAGCGATATTGAGCGTAATACATCATCTGAGTCATAACTATCCCCAAATCTATAACACTGACTCCCATAGCGCGCAATCCTTTTATCATAGCGGTTTTATAGGCTGGTCCGGTTAGCCGACAATCATATCCCACTACCGCTTGGCGAATTTTTTTTCTTCTTAAAAAAGTTCCATAACCTTTGCCGATCGCTTCAACTTTCACGGGATCTAAATCTATATCCGCTACTCCTCGAATATCATAATTCCTAAAAACATTTGGATTTATTTTCATAGGTTTTTTTATTGTTTAATTAATTTTTTAAATTTAAAAATTATTTTTCTCCAAATCCCTTTTAACAATATCCCCCGGCAAAGTCATGCATCCGGGATTAATTTTAACTCCCGGATAGAGAGAAGTATGGATACCGGTTTTGCAATTATCACCCATAATTACGCCGAGTTTCTGCCGACCAGTGTCTTTTAGCTCACCTTTAATCATGCATTTGATATTTTTCCAGTCATGCCGCAAATTCGCCGTAATCGTTCCGCCGCCCAAATTGCAATTATCGCCAATGATGGAATCGCCGACATAAGACAAATGCGCGACATTCGTATTGCCGCCGATGATAGAATTTTTGATTTCCACCGCGTTGCCTATGTGAGAATTATTTCCAATTACCGTAAAAGCGCGAAGGTAACAATTCGGACCGATTATGCAATTCTTACCGATCATTACCGGACCTTCAATATAGCTTCCGGATTTAATTAAGGTATTGACGCCTATGGAAACTTTGCCTTTTAAAATCGCGCCTTTTTCTATTATAGATTTTTTGCTTTTAATAGGCTTATTTCTGGACAGCATAAACTCATTAGCTTCCAATAAATTCCACGGATAGCTTACCGCGTGCCAAAAACCTTTCACCTCTTCGTAATCCACTTCTGTCTTACCCGCCAATTCGCTTACCGCATCAGTCAGTTCATATTCTCCTCTAACTGATTTTTTGACATTTTTATCGCCTCAAATATTTCTTCGCTCAACACGTATAAGCCCGTGTTCGCCAGATCAAAAACGAACTCCTTTGGTTTTTCTACGATTTTTTTGACTTTTCCATTTTCCAATAAAAGCACGCCAAACCGGCTCGGGTCTTCAGCTTTTTTCGCCAAAACGCAATTTTTATGTTTCAAACAATTCTTAATATCTTCTTTGTGATACAAATCGTCGCCATTCATTACAATAAAACTTCCTTTAATTTTTCCTTCTACCATTCCCAAAGCATGAGCCGTGCCCAAGCGTTCTTTTTCTTCTATATAATTTAATTTGATTTTCCCAAAATTTTCTCCGGCGTGTTTTTTTATCATTTCTTCCTTATAACCGATCACTATGATCACTTCATCAACCAAGCTTTCCAGCTCTATCAAGTTATGTTCTAAAATAGTTTTACCGGCCGCTTTCAAAAGCGGCTTAGGCTTGGTCAGGGTAAGCGGATATAAGCGGGTTGATTCACCGGCGGCTAAAATTATGGCTTTCATAATGCTTTTTAATTATCAATATTTATGCTATTATCTTATCATATAAGCATAATTTGTCCATAATTAATTGAATGTAGAAAGTGGAAAGTTGAGAGTAGTAAAAAGTTAATTAAACTACCTTCTACATTCTACTTTCCGCTCTCCAAATATGACTTTCGAAGAATATCAAACCCAATCCCGCAAAACCGCGAAATATCCAAACGCGGGAAATAATTTTATCTACCCCACTTTGGGTCTCGCCGGTGAATCCGGCGAAGTGGCGGAAAAGATCAAAAAAGTCTTGCGCGATAAAGGCGGAATTATTGACGAAACAATAAAACAGGAAATTACCAAAGAGCTTGGCGACGTGCTTTGGTATGTAGCGCAGCTTAGCACAGAGCTGGGATTATCTCTGGATAACGTTGCCGCGGAAAATATCAAAAAACTCTTTTCACGCCTGGAAAGAGGCAAGCTCGGCGGCAGCGGAGATAATAGATAGTAAACACTTATACGCTCAGCCTGTCTTGACATTTACTTTTTATTGATGCAGTCTAGCGATAACATTCAAAGCCTTTGGAGTGAATAGAAGGGGAAAAAATGGAAATAATAGGTACTATAAAGAAATAGTCTAAAAAATAATTAAAAATGCCAGGGATTTTATCCCCCCCCTGGCTTCTTTTTTTGACATCTAAGCCAAAATTTGCTAGGTTTAAATAATAAAATAATTAGATAAAATAATAATACATATGAATTCCTATCTTTTAGTGATTGCGGGACTTATTCTTTTGGTCAAGGGCGCGGATTATCTTGTCGATGGAGCTTCATCGCTGGCAAAACGATTCAAGATCCCGGATCTGGTCATCGGGCTCACTGTCGTCGCTTTCGGAACTTCAGCCCCGGAGCTGATCATAAACATCCTTGCCAGCCTTCAAGGTAATACCGAAATTGCCGTCGGCAATATCGTGGGCTCCAATATTTTCAATATATTTTTTATCTTAGGGGCAAGCGCGATTATCAGCCCTCTGCCTTTTGACCCGATAAATAATATAGATATGATTATGACAATTGGCGCAAGTTTTCTTCTATTTCTCGCTATGTTTATCGGCAAAAAACATATACTGGAAAAATGGCAAGGCATATGTTTTATTATTATATATTTCGGTTATCTGTCTTTTTTAGTTTCAAGAGGATAAATTAAAGATTAAATTAAATGCGTTAAACGTTATTGATCCCTTTTGCCCTTCGTCGGAAAAACTTCCGCACTTCTTCAACTAAAACAATAGAAAAAGCAACCATTATTATTTTCAACCAATCGGAAGTTTCCAGCGGTACAGTATTTAGAATTTTTTGCATGAATGGCGCATATACTGCGGCAAGTTGAAGCGAGATTACAACGAACATCGCGCCAAAAAGATATCTATTGGAAAAAGGGTTCATCTGAAAAATCGATTTATCTTCGCTTCGGCAATTCCATGCGTTAAACCACTGAAATACCGCTAGTACCGTAAGGGAAACCGTCCAGGCTTTTGCCAAATCAGTTTCAAAATACCCTCTAAACAGATAAAGTGTTCCAATTGCCATTGTAAGCGCCATAAGTATCATTCTTTCCAGCATTAATCCATCGACTAAATATTTATTGGGACGCTTAAATGCTCCATTCAGCAAGCCTTTTTCTTTTGGTTCCATTGCCAGAGAAACAACAAGAAAACCATCGGTCACAAAATTAAGCCAAATGATCTGAGACGGTAAAATTGGAAGCCCGAATCCCAAAACAATCGCTCCAACAATCGTAAACACTTCTCCCGCGCTTGTGGAAAAAAGATAAAGAGCGACTTTTTTTATAGTCTTATAGATATTTCTTCCTTCCTCGGCCGCCGAAACAATACTGCCGAAATTATCATCGAGCAAAATAATATCCGAGGCTTCTTTCGCCACTTCGGTTCCAATTTTACCCATTGCCACGCCAAGATCCGCCGCGACAAGCGATGGAGCGTCATTCACTCCATCTCCTGTCATCGCCACAATTTCCCCTCTCTTCCGATATGCTTGAATGATTCTAAGCTTATGCTCCGGAGTAACGCGCGCAAAAACACTCGTAGAAGCAAGTTTTTTTGACAAAATTTCATCATCCATGATATCAATATCTTCTCCCGTAATCGTAATATCGCCATCGTGAAAAATTCCCGCGTCGCGCGCGATCGCTTCCGCGGTAAAAGGATGATCCCCCGTGATCATTACCACTCGCATACCGGCGCAACTGACTTTTTTCATTGCCGGAATAACTTCCGGCCTTAAAGCGTCTTTGATGGCAAAAAATCCCACAAAAGCGAGAGGCGGCATTGAATCATGACTTAAAAAATTACCGGCATCGCTGTTTATCGCATACGCTACTACGCGGAATCCTTGTTTTGCCAGATCAAAAAATACCGCATCCAGATCTTCTTTTTCATGAGAAGCAAACTTTTCCGATTTTCCTTTATGCCATACTTTCCTGCACATCGCTAAAACTTTTTCCGGAGCGCCCACCACGCACAAAAAATTTTTCCCATCCAAGGCGCGCATGCTGGCGTGATACTTATGCACATAATCGAAAGGAAGCTCTGAAACTATCGAGGCTTCTCTTTCCAAAACATTTTTATGGAATCCGATCTTTTTAGAAAAAACCAGCATCGCCGCTTCGGTCGGATCCCCGGACACATTCCAGGTATTTGTTTCTTCCACCAGCGACAGCCTCGCGTTCGCGCAAAATGCCGCGATCTTGCCGCTCAAAATCAACTCGGGGTGATTCAAATGGTCCACCACTTTACCATTAAAACTAATTTCGCCTTTTGGCTCATATCCGATTCCTTTCACTTCAAAAAACTTATTGTCCGCGTAAACTTTCTGAATAATCAATTCGTTTTTGGTCAATGTGCCTGTTTTATCAACCGCGATAATTCTCGTCTGCCCCAGCGCTTCCACCGCTTGAAGCTTTTTAACCAGCACATTGCGCTTGCTCATTCTTTGAACACCCATTGCTAAAACCAAAGTCATGACAATCGGAAGTCCTTCGGGAATCACGGAAACAGATAAAGCAACGGCAACCATAAACATTTCCTTCAATGAATTTCCCATGGAAACGCCATAAATTATAATAAAAGAACTGATAATAAAAACGGCAAACACGATCAGCCGAGAAAGATAATGAATATTTTTTTTCAAAGGAAGCTCAGTGTTGATGTCGGTGATTTTTTGCGCTATCTTGCCGAATTCCGTAGCCAATCCGGTAGCGATGACTATTGCTTTGCCATTGCCGTTTACAATATTCGTACCGCTAAAAATCATATTCCTTTGATCCGCCACCGGCAAATTTTCAATTTCCAGTACGGCGCTATTTTTTAAAACCGGCTCCGATTCTCCGGTAAGGCTCGCTTCATTTACCTTAAGCGCGTTGGCGGAAAGAATCCTTGCGTCTGCCGGAACTTTCTCGCCTTCTTGAATAAAAATAATGTCGCCCGGCGCCAAATCAACGCTTTTGATGATCATTTCTTTATTGTCGCGCATGACTGTCGCCAGAGTTTCTATGAATTTTTTTAAAGCCAGAAGCGTATTTCGCGCTTTTCCTTCTTGGATCGTTCCGACGATCGCGTTAAAAAAAAGCACGGCAAAAATAATAATGCCGTCCGCGGTTTCGCCCATTGCAAAAACTACCAAAGCCGCGGCAACTAAAATATAGATCAGCGAACTTTGAAATTGCCGGAAAAAAATAACCGCCAAACTGTCAACTTTCGCCTCCGGCAATTTATTGAAACCATATTCTCCAATTCTTTTTTCCGCTTCTTTCTTAGTCAAGCCATATTCGCTTGAATCAAGCATTTCAAAAATTTCATTGGCGGTTTTCCTGTACCAATTATTTTCTGCTGCGATATTCTCTTTTGTTTCCATATAACTATAATTAATTTATACTATTGCCTTTTTAATTTTACCATTTTTATAACAAAACACAAAATTTATAAATTTAAACAATTCGACTCATGGCCTTATCGCCTTTTTTATTGACATCTTAGCCAAAATTTGATAGATTTTAATAGCTATTCAAACAAATATTACCGTGATGCTTTGAAAATTTCTGCAAAAGCGCATTTTGGCGATAACATCAAACAGGTATTTACTTCAAGTTACCAAAAAGCCAAAATTCGAGTGAGGCACGAAAAAACGATTAATAGCAAATAGTACCTGCCGAACGTCTTTAAAGAAATTTTCAAAGTATCACAAGTTTATATATCACAAGTTTATAATTTAAGATTAATCTTATGTCATTCTCTATCGGTATCGTGGGCCTGCCAAATGTGGGGAAATCCACTCTTTTCAAAGCCTTGACCAAAAAACAAGTAAATATCGCCAATTATCCCTTTTGCACCATTGATCCGAATGTCGGAGTGGTAAAAGTGCCGGATATGCGTCTCGAAAAACTGGCCAAGATGTCCGAATCGGCAAAAATCGTGCCGACTGCCGTTGAATTTGTCGATATCGCGGGACTCGTCCGCGGCGCCAATAAAGGCGAGGGCTTAGGCAACCAATTCCTAGCCAATATCCGCGAAGTAGACGCTATCGCCCAAGTGGTGCGCGTATTTGAAGATAAAGAAATAATCCATGTGGATAAAGACCTGGATCCCAAAAGAGACATCGAAACGATCAATACGGAATTAATTATAAAAGATCTGGAGGTTTTGGAAAAAAGGATCGCAAAGATCCTTGGCGAAGCCAAAGCCGGGAAAAAAGATAAAGTCATCGAAATGGAAAATCTGACCGCCATCAAAACTCTTTTGGAAAAAGGAAAGCTCCTGTATGGCGCCGATTTTGAGGAGCCGGCGCAGAAACTCATCAAAGAAATGCAGCTTTTAACCGCCAAACCGATGCTTTTCGTTTTTAATAAAAAAATCGAAGCGTCCACCGATGAGAAAAAATTGGAAAAATTACTGTCCGACCTGGGCATCAAAGCGGCATATGTGGCAGTTGACATAAAGATGGAATCGGATCTATCCGAACTTTCCGAGGAAGAAAAAACAAGCTATAAAAAAGACCTGGGAATAAACGAGGACGGCATTGATAAATTGATAAAAAAATCTTACGAACTTCTGGGTCTCGTCACTTATCTTACGACTGGCAAAGACGAAACTCGCGCCTGGACCGTAAAAAAAGACTCAAAAGCGCCCCAAGCCGCCACCGCCATCCATACTGATTTTGAAAAAAAGTTCATCCGTGCCGAAGTGATCAACTGGCAAAAACTGCTTGAAGCCGGGAGCTGGAGCGCGTCCGCGGAACTGGGAATCCTCCGCACCGAAGGCAAAGAGTATATCGTGCAAGACGGAGACGTAATAGAGTTTAAAATTTAAAATATTTTTTCCTTTTATGGTAAAAGTTGAAAAAAAATTTATTGCCGCTTTTCCCGGAAGCTTCGACCCGTTCCACAACGGACATCTATCGACGATAATTTCTTTTCTTGAGCTTCACCCCGAATTTTTTCTCTATATTATCATCGGACTCAATAAAGAGAAACAAAATACTTACGCCTTTTCTCCCGAAGAAAAAGCGTTTTTAGTCGAAAAAACCATTCCTGAAAAATATAAAAAAAGAATAAAAATAGTCCTCTATTCCAGCATCATTGCCGACTATTTATACGAACAGAATATCCAAATGTTCGTCAAAGGAATACGTAATCATCAAGACTTCGAATTGGAATCATGGACTGCCACAGTCAATTCTTTGTTCAGCGGAAACCCAAAAACCATTCTTATCGCTCAAACCGACCCCCAGCTTATAAATGTTTCTTCCGATAATTTAAAAAATTTTACAAAATGGGGGCTAAACGCGAAATATTTCGCTTCCGCCCTGACCAGAGAAGCTCTGCAATTGCGGCTGCGCGAACAATTATTAATAGGAATAACCGGAGGAATGGGCACGGGAAAAACAACTATCGCTAAAAAAATCCAAGGGCTTTCAGAAAAAAACGATGATCCAAAAGCCATAAAAATATACCATATCAGCCTTGACGAACTTGGGAAAAAAATTTACAGCAGCGATCAAACTCCCCGATTCCTGGATATCCGCAAGCAAGTGGCGAAAAAATTCGGCGCGGATTTATTGAGAAAAAACACCAGTGTCGACACCTACAAACTCGGAAGCATTGTTTTTTCAGCGTCTGATAAGCTTGAACAATTGACGGAAATCATCCTGGAACCGATTTTGTATCTCTTGAGAAAAAAACTGGAAGAAACGGGAAAAGGCATTTTTATCATCGAAGGGGCGAATCTCGTGGAACAAAAGCTTACCTTCCTTTTTAACGAGAACATGATCCTGGTAAAAACCGACAACGCAACGCAAGCGCAAAGATTAAAAGAAAAAAAGTTCAGCGAAGAACAGATCAAGCGCCGCCTGAAATTCCAGCTTTCAAGCGAAAACTGCCTTTCGGCCATAAAAAAAATGCAAAAAAAAGAACACTACCGCTTGCTCATAGAGCTTGACGGAACCAGGAATATAAACGAAAATGCCCGAGAATTATATAAAAAACTTCAGGATGAATATCAAAAAAGAGCTAATATTATAAGATAAAAAGGGTTCTCTGCTAATTTTTGGTTTACACGATCTTTGCGCCAATTCCTTGCCGCTAAGACGGTTCAGTCCTTGCCAAAAATAGTTCTTTATGCTAACATAAACATATTAAATAAAGTGTCAATCTAAATGAATTTTGGCGCGAAAATCAATAATCTAACACATCTTTTATGCACTATCAATTAACCTATATCATCCCTTCGGATGTTGCCGACCCAAAAACGTTGGAAGAAATAATTTCCGATATTAATAAAAAAATTACCGATGCGGGCGGAATTATTAAAACGCCTTTGACAGGGCTCGAAGACCAGATGGTAATGGACAAAAGCACTGAAGAACTCGAAAAAATAAAAAAATCTCAAAACGTAAGGCTTTTCAAGCACAGATTGGGTTATCCGATAAAACGTGTTTCTTACGGTTTTTATGTCGCGGTCGTTTATGAATTACCGGAAAAAAACCAAGCGGCGGTAACTAAAACGATAAACGCGGAGATCAAATTGAATAAAAAAATTACCAGATTTGTAAATACCAAATATAATTTTGAAGTTTTCTCCGAGCAATCTCAGCAGAAAGAAAAAACAAAAAATATAAAAATTTCCGAAAAACCTGAAAAAATAGAACAAAAAGAAATAGAGCCTCTTCAAACCATCGTCAACGAAGCGGTTACAGCCAAAAAAACTAAGAAAGAAATTTCGCTTGATGAAAAACCATCCAAAGGCAAAAAAACTGAGATCGAAGAACTGGATGAAAAACTGGAACAAATATTAAACGCGTAAATACAATCGCTAACTATTAATATTTATATCATGAATCTTAATAAAGTATTTGTTTTAGGCAATCTAACCAAAGATCCGGAAGTGCGGACGATCCCCAGCGGACAGCAAGTTGCAAGTTTCTCTGTCGCTACCAATCGCGTTTGGTATAATCAAGCGAAAGAAAAAAATCAAGAAGTTGAATTCCACAATATAGTAATGTGGGGCAAGCTTGCGGAGATCGCCGGTAAATATCTCACCAAGGGCAAAATGGTGCTGATCGAAGGGCGTATCAAGACCCGATCCTGGCAAGCACAGGACGGAACTAAAAAATATCGCACTGAAATCATCGCCGAGGCTATGCAAATGGGGCCAAAAACCCAGGGAACATCGTCTTACGACAAGCCGGAAGCAAAAGAAGAGACTCCGGCCGCGGAAGCTGCTCCTCAAGATAATTCAGGAGAAATAACAACCGAAGAAGTGCCATTTTAATACAAATTAATCAAACCATAATCGTTAAAAGAAAATTAAAAAACTATGATCACGGAAGAAAAAAAGACATGTTATTTTTGCACTAATGGGATCGAAGAAGTTGATTTTTTGAATCTTTCCCTTTTGAAAAAATTCATCAATCAGCGAGGCAAGATCATCAATCCGAAAAGAACCGGTTCTTGCAGTAAGCATCAAAGAAAGATTGCCACGGCGGTCAAAAGAGCCAGAACCATGGCGCTCTTATCGCCTTCCTATAAGTAAAAAGTACATACTAAATAACCCTCCTGGAAATGGAGGGTTATTTTTAATCTTATTTTCTATTATTTTGCCGCAAGCGCTATTTTCGCTTTTATCTGTTTCTGGATCTCCGGAGCTACTTTCGGATTCTCTTCCAAATATTTCTTGCTCGCTTCCATTCCCTGTCCCATTTTTTGTCCGTCAAAGGAGAACCAAGTGCCGGCTTTCTGGACTACGCCATATTTAACTCCGGTAACGATCAAATCGGACAACCTGGAAATTCCCTGGTTGTAAATAATATCGAATTCCGCTATCTGAAAAGGAGGAGCGACTTTATTTTTCACGATTTTGGCGATCGTGTGATTTCCTATGACCCGATCCCCTTCCTTGATCTGCTCTTTTCTCCTGACATCAATTCTGACTGAAGCGTAGAATTTCAGCGCATTGCCTCCGGTCGTCGTTTCCGGATTGCCGAACATCACGCCTATTTTCATTCTCAATTGATTGATAAAAATAACCGTGGTATTGGTCCGAGAAATTGCTCCGGTTAATTTTCTCAAAGCCTGGCTCATTAGCCGCGCCTGAAGACCCATATGGGAATCTCCCATCTCGCCTTCAATTTCCGCTTTCGGAGTCAAAGCCGCCACCGAATCAACCACGATCACATCAATACTGTTCGAACGCACCAGCGCTTCAACTATTTCCAAAGCCTGCTCGCCATTATCAGGCTGAGAAATAAACAAATCATTTATTTTTACACCGATTTTTTTCGCGTATTCCGGATCAAGCGCATGCTCAGCGTCGATAAAAGCCGCCAAACCGCCGCGTTTTTGAGCCTCAGACACAATATGGAGAGCTAAGGTAGTTTTACCGCTGGATTCTGGGCCAAAAATTTCAATCACCCTTCCTTTAGGCACTCCGCCTATCCCCAAAGCGATATCAAGAGAGATCGATCCGGTAGGGATCGCTTCCACGTTCATTTTCCGCGCTTCCCCCAATTTCATAATAGATCCTTCCCCGAATCTTTTCCTGATATCTTCCGCCGCTGTTTCAGCCAGCTTATTTTTGGGATTTGTCTCCACTTTTGCCTTTTTTACATCCTTCTCCTTTTCCTTTTCTTTAACTATGACCATGGTATTTTAATTATTTTATTAAAGCTTGAGTTTGTTTGTACTGATACAATAAATTGGTTTCGGCCGCTTTTTTATTTTCTGCTTTTAAAACCACTGTCCTCGTAATTTCGCTTATTTTTTTAAATCTATTGGTTGCCGAGATCTTAATTATATTAGAACCCGGGGTCAGACTGATCTCTTCCAAGATTTTTCCGTCTTTTAGTCCTATCGCCTCTCCATTAATATAAACAACGGAATCAGGATCGCCAACCGAGCCTTTGACCAATACAGGCGTAAAATCCACAACGAGCTCGTCGGTGGGAAAATCTATCAAAAGCTCCGGTCCTTTGAAAATCGCGCTGACCTGATAGCCGAAAAAAACCACAAAAGAAACCAAAATAATGCTTACGGCTAAAGCGGTAATGGTGCGGGGAGTGATGATAAAAGTCGGGGCATAGTTTAAATTAATGGAAGAATGATTATTTTTATCAATATTCCGCCTAATGCACTCTTCTTTTTTATAAAGCCTGAGAAAGCCCTTT of bacterium contains these proteins:
- a CDS encoding phosphomannomutase/phosphoglucomutase; protein product: MKINPNVFRNYDIRGVADIDLDPVKVEAIGKGYGTFLRRKKIRQAVVGYDCRLTGPAYKTAMIKGLRAMGVSVIDLGIVMTQMMYYAQYRYQTNGGVMITASHNPANYNGMKLAIGYSQTTGSQEVQEIRKTIEDENYFKSSEEGGYEEKNVTEDYQNDVLKRIVLKKKFKVVVDSGCGTTGMYIPEILTKAGCEVIGKNINVDGSFPVGTPDPTSKKVADRLAKAVLENKADLGVMFDGDGDRIGIVDEKGHILWNDVLVAIFAKEILERFPGSKIVFNTLCSQIVREVVKRNGGIPVMWKTGHTFIKQKVAEVSAAFGGELSGHFFFADNAYGHDDGTYAALRIMEYLGERNLTLSQLYESFPKFIASPEIKIGCLDEKKAEVIKDLSVKFKKDFPDAEITDSRIIPDDDGTRADFPDGMMIFRYSQNGPYITVKFEAKDQAKYDERKRYVKNLLKSYPDMIWEDDLCVNLESLD
- a CDS encoding DapH/DapD/GlmU-related protein; translated protein: MAGKTEVDYEEVKGFWHAVSYPWNLLEANEFMLSRNKPIKSKKSIIEKGAILKGKVSIGVNTLIKSGSYIEGPVMIGKNCIIGPNCYLRAFTVIGNNSHIGNAVEIKNSIIGGNTNVAHLSYVGDSIIGDNCNLGGGTITANLRHDWKNIKCMIKGELKDTGRQKLGVIMGDNCKTGIHTSLYPGVKINPGCMTLPGDIVKRDLEKNNF
- a CDS encoding sugar phosphate nucleotidyltransferase, which produces MKAIILAAGESTRLYPLTLTKPKPLLKAAGKTILEHNLIELESLVDEVIIVIGYKEEMIKKHAGENFGKIKLNYIEEKERLGTAHALGMVEGKIKGSFIVMNGDDLYHKEDIKNCLKHKNCVLAKKAEDPSRFGVLLLENGKVKKIVEKPKEFVFDLANTGLYVLSEEIFEAIKMSKNQLEENMN
- a CDS encoding nucleoside triphosphate pyrophosphohydrolase family protein, with protein sequence MTFEEYQTQSRKTAKYPNAGNNFIYPTLGLAGESGEVAEKIKKVLRDKGGIIDETIKQEITKELGDVLWYVAQLSTELGLSLDNVAAENIKKLFSRLERGKLGGSGDNR
- a CDS encoding HAD-IC family P-type ATPase; amino-acid sequence: METKENIAAENNWYRKTANEIFEMLDSSEYGLTKKEAEKRIGEYGFNKLPEAKVDSLAVIFFRQFQSSLIYILVAAALVVFAMGETADGIIIFAVLFFNAIVGTIQEGKARNTLLALKKFIETLATVMRDNKEMIIKSVDLAPGDIIFIQEGEKVPADARILSANALKVNEASLTGESEPVLKNSAVLEIENLPVADQRNMIFSGTNIVNGNGKAIVIATGLATEFGKIAQKITDINTELPLKKNIHYLSRLIVFAVFIISSFIIIYGVSMGNSLKEMFMVAVALSVSVIPEGLPIVMTLVLAMGVQRMSKRNVLVKKLQAVEALGQTRIIAVDKTGTLTKNELIIQKVYADNKFFEVKGIGYEPKGEISFNGKVVDHLNHPELILSGKIAAFCANARLSLVEETNTWNVSGDPTEAAMLVFSKKIGFHKNVLEREASIVSELPFDYVHKYHASMRALDGKNFLCVVGAPEKVLAMCRKVWHKGKSEKFASHEKEDLDAVFFDLAKQGFRVVAYAINSDAGNFLSHDSMPPLAFVGFFAIKDALRPEVIPAMKKVSCAGMRVVMITGDHPFTAEAIARDAGIFHDGDITITGEDIDIMDDEILSKKLASTSVFARVTPEHKLRIIQAYRKRGEIVAMTGDGVNDAPSLVAADLGVAMGKIGTEVAKEASDIILLDDNFGSIVSAAEEGRNIYKTIKKVALYLFSTSAGEVFTIVGAIVLGFGLPILPSQIIWLNFVTDGFLVVSLAMEPKEKGLLNGAFKRPNKYLVDGLMLERMILMALTMAIGTLYLFRGYFETDLAKAWTVSLTVLAVFQWFNAWNCRSEDKSIFQMNPFSNRYLFGAMFVVISLQLAAVYAPFMQKILNTVPLETSDWLKIIMVAFSIVLVEEVRKFFRRRAKGINNV
- the ychF gene encoding redox-regulated ATPase YchF; the protein is MSFSIGIVGLPNVGKSTLFKALTKKQVNIANYPFCTIDPNVGVVKVPDMRLEKLAKMSESAKIVPTAVEFVDIAGLVRGANKGEGLGNQFLANIREVDAIAQVVRVFEDKEIIHVDKDLDPKRDIETINTELIIKDLEVLEKRIAKILGEAKAGKKDKVIEMENLTAIKTLLEKGKLLYGADFEEPAQKLIKEMQLLTAKPMLFVFNKKIEASTDEKKLEKLLSDLGIKAAYVAVDIKMESDLSELSEEEKTSYKKDLGINEDGIDKLIKKSYELLGLVTYLTTGKDETRAWTVKKDSKAPQAATAIHTDFEKKFIRAEVINWQKLLEAGSWSASAELGILRTEGKEYIVQDGDVIEFKI
- the coaE gene encoding dephospho-CoA kinase (Dephospho-CoA kinase (CoaE) performs the final step in coenzyme A biosynthesis.), producing MVKVEKKFIAAFPGSFDPFHNGHLSTIISFLELHPEFFLYIIIGLNKEKQNTYAFSPEEKAFLVEKTIPEKYKKRIKIVLYSSIIADYLYEQNIQMFVKGIRNHQDFELESWTATVNSLFSGNPKTILIAQTDPQLINVSSDNLKNFTKWGLNAKYFASALTREALQLRLREQLLIGITGGMGTGKTTIAKKIQGLSEKNDDPKAIKIYHISLDELGKKIYSSDQTPRFLDIRKQVAKKFGADLLRKNTSVDTYKLGSIVFSASDKLEQLTEIILEPILYLLRKKLEETGKGIFIIEGANLVEQKLTFLFNENMILVKTDNATQAQRLKEKKFSEEQIKRRLKFQLSSENCLSAIKKMQKKEHYRLLIELDGTRNINENARELYKKLQDEYQKRANIIR
- a CDS encoding single-stranded DNA-binding protein → MNLNKVFVLGNLTKDPEVRTIPSGQQVASFSVATNRVWYNQAKEKNQEVEFHNIVMWGKLAEIAGKYLTKGKMVLIEGRIKTRSWQAQDGTKKYRTEIIAEAMQMGPKTQGTSSYDKPEAKEETPAAEAAPQDNSGEITTEEVPF
- the rpsR gene encoding 30S ribosomal protein S18, translating into MITEEKKTCYFCTNGIEEVDFLNLSLLKKFINQRGKIINPKRTGSCSKHQRKIATAVKRARTMALLSPSYK